A single genomic interval of halophilic archaeon DL31 harbors:
- a CDS encoding oligopeptide/dipeptide ABC transporter, ATPase subunit (SMART: ATPase, AAA+ type, core~TIGRFAM: Oligopeptide/dipeptide ABC transporter, ATP-binding protein, C-terminal~KEGG: hbo:Hbor_22610 oligopeptide/dipeptide ABC transporter, ATP-binding protein~PFAM: ABC transporter-like; Oligopeptide/dipeptide ABC transporter, C-terminal) → MSDPLLSVSDLKVQFNTDAGVVKAVDGISFDVERGETVCIVGESGSGKSVTSETITRLIPQPPGRIESGSIEFDGMELTDMPMKELLEIRGERIAHVFQNPQGALNPVYSIGKQIAETLHLHRDVSKKEGRDRAIDLLDRVGIPDPTKRVDEYPHEFSGGMKQRAVIAMALAADPDLLIADEPTTALDVSIQAQILDLLRDLQEEFNMSVVFVTHDLGVVAEIADSVVVMYAGKVMERGDVYELFEDPAHPYTQAMLNCRPGQGGERTIIEGSLPSAMNPPDGCRFHPRCPHAVEDCRTNDQPPMYERATTDQEVSCVHYGEGFDPSVIRDEETGTVATDGGVEQ, encoded by the coding sequence ATGAGCGACCCACTACTCTCCGTTTCCGACCTGAAGGTACAGTTCAACACCGATGCCGGCGTCGTGAAAGCCGTCGACGGCATCAGCTTCGACGTGGAGCGCGGCGAGACGGTCTGCATCGTCGGCGAATCTGGCTCGGGCAAATCCGTCACCTCCGAAACCATCACCCGGCTCATCCCGCAGCCGCCGGGCCGCATCGAGAGCGGCTCCATCGAGTTCGACGGGATGGAGCTGACAGATATGCCGATGAAGGAGTTGCTGGAGATTCGCGGCGAGCGTATCGCCCACGTGTTCCAAAACCCCCAGGGCGCACTCAACCCCGTCTACTCCATCGGGAAACAGATCGCCGAGACGCTCCACCTCCACCGCGACGTGAGCAAGAAGGAGGGTCGCGACCGGGCGATAGACCTACTCGACCGCGTGGGGATTCCCGACCCCACAAAACGCGTCGACGAGTATCCACACGAGTTCTCGGGCGGGATGAAACAGCGCGCGGTCATCGCGATGGCGCTGGCCGCGGACCCGGACCTGCTCATCGCCGACGAGCCGACGACGGCACTCGACGTGAGTATTCAGGCCCAGATTCTGGATCTCCTCCGGGACCTGCAGGAGGAGTTCAACATGAGTGTCGTCTTCGTCACGCACGACCTCGGCGTCGTCGCGGAGATCGCCGACAGCGTCGTCGTGATGTACGCCGGGAAGGTGATGGAACGCGGTGACGTCTACGAGCTGTTCGAGGACCCGGCCCACCCCTACACACAGGCGATGTTGAACTGTCGACCAGGCCAGGGTGGCGAGCGAACCATCATCGAGGGCTCACTGCCGAGCGCGATGAACCCACCGGACGGCTGTCGGTTCCACCCGCGCTGTCCCCACGCTGTCGAGGACTGCCGAACCAACGACCAGCCACCGATGTACGAGCGAGCGACGACCGACCAGGAGGTGTCGTGTGTCCACTACGGCGAGGGGTTCGACCCCTCGGTCATTC
- a CDS encoding ABC-type transporter, integral membrane subunit (PFAM: Binding-protein-dependent transport systems inner membrane component~KEGG: hbo:Hbor_30070 ABC-type dipeptide/oligopeptide/nickel transport system, permease component), whose translation MSGENDYADLTFRNLNLDEEEESTNIQVTAGSLGQILTLGLLTVGYLFDYLVVTENTSMFAYMGSPVLAAWDVSSVDWMFMYTLALLLFNAVLPLYNNPRLTGYYWRQFRKNRLAVFSGWIVIGISLMGLLGPILLDPPTLSLTDAYLPPVGITARPEGTPISGVWKYPLGTNHQGQGMLKLLVYGARVSLQIALISTLVATGIGAVVGATGAFVGGIVDEVLFRYVDVQSVFPVFIFLLYLVYLFGAELYYIILIFGFFSWEGTARLVRAEALQRTEEAYVQASEAAGASRSWVIGRHIIPNVSSTIVTVATLILPSFVLGEAALAFLGFSEPGTFSWGTTIAGGRGSLSTAPWISTIPGFFLFFFVLCVNSVGDALTDAVDPRGESGE comes from the coding sequence ATGTCCGGAGAAAACGACTACGCGGATCTCACGTTCCGCAATCTGAACCTCGATGAGGAAGAAGAGAGCACGAATATCCAGGTCACAGCCGGCAGCCTCGGACAGATTCTCACCCTGGGTCTGTTGACAGTTGGGTATCTCTTTGACTACCTGGTGGTCACGGAGAACACGTCGATGTTCGCCTACATGGGCTCGCCGGTACTCGCCGCCTGGGACGTCAGTAGCGTCGACTGGATGTTCATGTACACGCTGGCGCTGCTGCTGTTCAACGCGGTGCTCCCGCTGTACAACAACCCCCGACTGACCGGCTACTACTGGCGACAGTTCCGGAAAAATCGCCTCGCGGTGTTCTCCGGCTGGATCGTTATCGGCATCAGCCTGATGGGGCTTCTCGGCCCTATCCTCCTCGACCCGCCGACGCTCAGCCTGACTGATGCGTATCTGCCCCCAGTCGGGATTACCGCGCGTCCAGAGGGCACCCCGATCTCCGGGGTCTGGAAGTACCCGCTCGGGACGAATCACCAAGGACAGGGGATGCTCAAACTCCTCGTCTATGGTGCGCGGGTGAGTCTTCAGATTGCGCTCATCTCGACGCTCGTTGCGACGGGCATCGGCGCCGTCGTCGGTGCCACCGGCGCGTTCGTCGGCGGCATCGTCGACGAGGTGCTGTTCCGGTACGTCGACGTCCAGTCGGTGTTCCCAGTGTTCATCTTCCTGCTCTACCTCGTCTACCTGTTCGGGGCGGAGCTCTACTACATTATCCTCATCTTCGGCTTCTTCAGCTGGGAGGGGACTGCCCGCCTCGTGCGGGCAGAAGCACTTCAACGAACAGAGGAGGCGTACGTGCAGGCGTCTGAGGCTGCGGGTGCGAGTCGGTCGTGGGTTATCGGCCGACACATCATCCCGAACGTCTCAAGCACCATCGTCACCGTCGCGACGCTCATCCTGCCATCGTTCGTGCTCGGGGAGGCGGCGCTTGCGTTCCTCGGGTTCAGCGAACCCGGCACCTTCTCGTGGGGCACCACCATCGCCGGCGGGCGCGGCTCGCTCTCGACGGCGCCGTGGATCTCCACGATTCCCGGCTTCTTCCTGTTCTTCTTCGTCCTCTGTGTCAACTCCGTAGGGGACGCACTGACAGACGCAGTCGACCCACGAGGTGAATCCGGCGAATGA
- a CDS encoding ABC-type transporter, integral membrane subunit (PFAM: Binding-protein-dependent transport systems inner membrane component~KEGG: hbo:Hbor_22590 ABC dipeptide/oligopeptide/nickel transporter, permease component) encodes MKWYIARRIAWTVFATWLALTITFGLLALSPSAGELQAAQQAAMQGGNAEEAKENYQERIGLDKPFHERYLDWLVGIVTLNWGWSISRQQTVLTAIGNAYPYSLQYILPSTIFTTFVGYGLGLWGGMHRNQPSDYAGMVIAFFGISIPNFWFAIMLILITGVWFQDAAVLGVALQPFKLPVFYDSDVPISQGWLSVANIKQLILPTVVLSTASLAAQMRYSRAQVLEYVNSDFVKTARAKGGSDAYVLFRHILRVALVPLTNILVGTVLGVVFAGSLIIEQVFQIPGLGQLIFKGITNNDTALVLGPVLISTFLVIFGNLIEDLLYTVLDPRVDYSDR; translated from the coding sequence ATGAAATGGTACATCGCCCGCAGGATCGCGTGGACAGTGTTTGCCACGTGGCTGGCGCTCACCATCACGTTCGGCTTGCTCGCCCTTTCGCCGAGCGCCGGTGAGCTTCAGGCGGCCCAACAGGCCGCGATGCAGGGCGGAAACGCCGAAGAGGCAAAGGAGAACTATCAGGAGCGGATTGGACTCGACAAGCCGTTCCACGAGCGGTATCTCGACTGGTTGGTCGGGATTGTCACGCTGAACTGGGGGTGGTCGATATCCAGACAGCAGACGGTGTTGACAGCTATCGGTAACGCCTATCCGTACTCGCTGCAGTATATCCTCCCGTCAACGATATTCACGACGTTCGTTGGCTACGGACTCGGGCTTTGGGGTGGGATGCACCGGAACCAGCCCTCCGACTACGCCGGGATGGTCATCGCCTTTTTCGGCATCAGTATCCCGAACTTCTGGTTCGCGATCATGCTGATCCTGATAACGGGGGTGTGGTTCCAGGACGCGGCGGTACTCGGTGTTGCCTTACAGCCGTTCAAGCTCCCGGTGTTCTACGATAGCGACGTGCCGATCTCACAGGGCTGGCTCTCGGTCGCGAACATCAAACAGCTCATCCTCCCAACCGTGGTGCTCTCGACGGCCTCGCTGGCAGCGCAGATGCGCTACTCGCGCGCACAAGTGCTCGAGTACGTCAACTCTGACTTCGTCAAGACCGCCCGAGCGAAGGGGGGGAGCGACGCCTACGTGCTGTTCCGACACATCCTCCGGGTGGCACTGGTGCCCCTGACAAACATCCTCGTTGGCACCGTGCTCGGGGTCGTGTTCGCCGGCTCACTCATCATCGAGCAGGTGTTCCAGATCCCCGGTCTCGGACAGCTCATCTTCAAGGGAATTACGAACAACGACACGGCGCTTGTGCTCGGTCCGGTGCTCATCAGCACGTTCCTCGTCATCTTCGGGAACCTGATCGAGGACCTGCTCTACACCGTGCTCGACCCACGCGTCGACTACAGTGATCGATAA
- a CDS encoding ABC-type transporter, periplasmic subunit (PFAM: Bacterial extracellular solute-binding protein, family 5~KEGG: hsl:OE4311F dipeptide/oligopeptide/nickel ABC transporter periplasmic substrate-binding protein), whose amino-acid sequence MPKGDKETPFQRRKVLQTAGAIGAAGLAGCSTNTDATEEPPTESDSGGGGADETASPTEAAELTVGGDMVYASLSTPSSLNPYRVSDTTTSARINKILDYPGGASDSETFDPGWFKSWELSEGSTKVTYELHEGLEWGGDYGTMTAEDVVYTLNNVLLLQGEDDWYGHTDTDFYYIGPDSEPVEYEVTGELTFEATLPVSKANWLHEDPLLGQWWLPKEFVKPYRDAGDADGMDKDSYITDAVYGNGNLGPYEFDNWTRNSQMAFTRNDNYYRREKIGEIGDRDYTESPYWETLTYQQFDESSTALSALKTGEVDLAGIPDGKVSNFRGNQSTQLYESPFDNGVFWLNLNHRANGWDPIRESRKVRYAIGNAFDPDTIIEEAYNGLAVPLRTFHPSWGPYYPSEDKLTSLPGDIEKARSQLEAGTSDEYGYEGDQFHGPDGQLELSMVRTTGNPSVEIASNYLKQRLSELGIKSTIEAKQWSTLLQDYAMNSPDNVEGEPDWSIGSFNGGPWDQSVSNEQWDIMLGLGFSTSPYAPWSAVRSTLAEKGTFNLWGYTQDEYDIQEFIGNASTASSQEEVQSQMTEMFSFISKDMPFIFTSSGYNVTGLNNSVVGLPGEKTDDGYKATSYFQTINEAQPSKLYARKQE is encoded by the coding sequence ATGCCGAAAGGTGACAAGGAGACACCGTTCCAACGGCGGAAGGTACTACAGACAGCAGGCGCAATCGGTGCAGCAGGCCTTGCGGGCTGCTCGACCAACACCGACGCGACTGAGGAACCACCAACTGAGAGCGACAGTGGTGGCGGCGGTGCCGACGAGACGGCGTCCCCGACTGAAGCCGCCGAGTTGACCGTCGGCGGTGACATGGTCTACGCGAGTCTTTCGACCCCGAGCAGCCTGAACCCGTATCGGGTCAGTGACACGACCACGTCCGCGCGAATCAACAAGATTCTCGACTATCCGGGCGGTGCAAGCGACTCCGAAACGTTCGACCCCGGTTGGTTCAAGTCCTGGGAGCTCTCCGAGGGCAGCACCAAAGTGACCTACGAGCTCCACGAGGGGCTCGAATGGGGCGGCGACTACGGCACGATGACCGCCGAAGACGTCGTCTACACGCTCAACAACGTCCTCCTGTTGCAGGGCGAGGATGACTGGTACGGTCACACTGACACCGACTTCTACTACATCGGCCCGGACTCGGAACCGGTCGAGTACGAGGTCACGGGTGAGCTGACGTTCGAGGCGACGCTGCCAGTCTCGAAGGCCAACTGGCTCCACGAGGACCCGCTGCTCGGGCAGTGGTGGCTGCCGAAGGAGTTCGTCAAACCCTACCGCGACGCCGGCGACGCCGACGGGATGGACAAGGACTCCTACATCACTGACGCCGTCTACGGTAACGGGAACCTCGGTCCCTACGAGTTCGACAACTGGACTCGTAACTCCCAGATGGCGTTCACCCGCAACGACAACTACTACCGCCGCGAGAAAATCGGCGAGATTGGTGACCGGGACTACACTGAGTCACCATACTGGGAGACGCTGACCTACCAGCAGTTCGACGAGTCGTCGACGGCGCTGTCGGCGCTCAAGACCGGCGAGGTCGACCTGGCGGGCATCCCCGACGGGAAGGTCAGCAACTTCCGTGGCAACCAGTCGACCCAGCTCTACGAGAGTCCGTTCGACAACGGCGTCTTCTGGCTCAACCTCAACCACCGCGCCAACGGGTGGGACCCAATTCGCGAGAGCCGAAAGGTCCGGTACGCCATCGGGAACGCGTTCGACCCCGACACCATCATCGAGGAGGCCTACAACGGGCTGGCCGTCCCGCTGCGGACGTTCCACCCCAGCTGGGGCCCCTACTACCCGTCCGAGGACAAACTGACCAGCCTCCCGGGCGACATCGAGAAGGCTCGTTCCCAGCTCGAAGCGGGCACGAGCGACGAGTACGGCTACGAGGGTGACCAGTTCCACGGTCCCGACGGGCAGTTGGAGCTCTCGATGGTCCGGACGACCGGGAATCCCTCCGTCGAAATTGCGTCCAACTACCTCAAACAGCGCCTTTCCGAACTCGGCATCAAGTCGACCATCGAGGCAAAGCAGTGGTCCACGCTCCTGCAGGACTACGCGATGAACAGCCCCGACAACGTCGAGGGAGAACCTGACTGGTCTATCGGCAGCTTCAACGGCGGTCCGTGGGACCAGTCCGTCTCCAACGAGCAGTGGGACATCATGCTCGGTCTGGGCTTCTCGACCTCGCCGTACGCGCCGTGGAGCGCGGTTCGGTCGACGCTGGCCGAGAAGGGGACGTTCAACCTCTGGGGCTACACGCAGGACGAGTACGATATTCAGGAGTTCATCGGCAACGCGTCCACGGCCTCCAGCCAAGAGGAGGTGCAGAGCCAAATGACCGAGATGTTCTCGTTCATCAGTAAGGACATGCCGTTCATCTTCACGTCCTCTGGCTACAACGTCACGGGGCTCAACAACAGCGTCGTTGGCCTGCCCGGCGAGAAGACCGACGATGGCTACAAGGCAACGAGCTACTTCCAGACGATCAACGAGGCCCAGCCCTCGAAGCTCTACGCCCGGAAACAGGAGTAA
- a CDS encoding Pyrrolo-quinoline quinone repeat-containing protein (KEGG: hmu:Hmuk_3290 serine/threonine protein kinase~PFAM: Pyrrolo-quinoline quinone repeat~SMART: Pyrrolo-quinoline quinone beta-propeller repeat) — MKKSSRRAFLAACGLTATAGCTAPSTTGQRPTGTPSTEQTDTATPRDTIDLGDDPVWPTFGGNAANTGRRGDGSGPDDPVTPLWRTDVDGIYTMPGPVLADGIAFVGSGDRAYAVDALTGKRLWNAEMGSLTHYFSPTIADGQVFFGAQSNIASGGDAGRLSSFGLDGAEEWRRTLAVTSTPSVVDGTVFVGESRESGAQLRALAAVDGTDKWTAPLEASSVRGAPAIVDDVVFATATAGSESGVVAARAVDDGSELWTRTVDAGIQAAPVVQDGTVYVQANDGRLLALDAATGTEAWSTRLGQRGATPPALTSDWLVGLVENTLVGIDLSTGERAWAVDIGYTLINGVSVAGDRAYVGGSRLTAVDIKSGESAWVQDVPGQGGGFGAPIVVGNTAFVGVCIKEEANEPYDDFIYAYS; from the coding sequence ATGAAGAAGTCGAGCCGCCGTGCCTTCCTCGCGGCGTGCGGATTGACGGCGACTGCCGGCTGCACTGCCCCGAGCACGACCGGCCAGCGCCCCACTGGGACTCCCTCGACTGAGCAGACAGACACAGCGACGCCTCGAGACACAATCGATCTGGGGGACGATCCAGTCTGGCCCACGTTCGGCGGGAATGCTGCCAACACCGGCCGTCGCGGGGATGGTTCTGGCCCGGACGACCCAGTAACTCCACTGTGGCGGACGGACGTCGACGGGATTTACACGATGCCGGGACCGGTCTTGGCCGATGGCATCGCCTTCGTCGGGAGCGGTGATCGAGCGTACGCCGTCGATGCGCTCACGGGGAAACGACTGTGGAACGCAGAGATGGGGTCGCTCACTCACTACTTCTCCCCAACAATCGCGGACGGCCAGGTCTTTTTTGGTGCCCAGTCAAACATCGCCTCAGGCGGTGATGCTGGCCGACTGAGTTCCTTCGGCCTCGACGGCGCCGAGGAGTGGCGCCGTACGCTCGCCGTCACGAGCACCCCTTCAGTCGTGGACGGGACCGTTTTTGTCGGCGAGAGCCGGGAGTCGGGTGCGCAACTCCGTGCGCTTGCTGCTGTTGATGGAACTGACAAGTGGACAGCGCCGCTGGAGGCGAGTTCAGTACGGGGCGCGCCCGCCATCGTCGACGATGTCGTCTTCGCCACGGCGACAGCGGGATCTGAATCCGGTGTGGTCGCTGCTCGTGCCGTCGACGATGGAAGCGAGCTGTGGACACGGACTGTGGATGCGGGTATTCAGGCAGCCCCGGTGGTACAGGACGGAACCGTCTATGTCCAGGCAAACGACGGTCGACTGCTCGCCCTCGACGCGGCCACGGGGACGGAGGCGTGGAGCACACGCCTCGGGCAGCGCGGGGCGACACCGCCGGCCCTCACGAGCGACTGGCTGGTCGGACTGGTCGAGAACACGCTGGTCGGTATCGACCTCAGCACTGGGGAGCGCGCGTGGGCTGTTGACATTGGATACACGCTAATAAACGGTGTCTCGGTTGCTGGCGACCGAGCCTACGTTGGTGGATCGCGACTGACTGCCGTCGACATCAAATCGGGAGAAAGCGCTTGGGTGCAGGATGTCCCCGGGCAGGGTGGTGGGTTCGGAGCGCCGATTGTCGTTGGCAACACCGCCTTCGTTGGTGTCTGCATCAAGGAGGAGGCAAACGAGCCGTACGACGACTTTATCTATGCATACTCGTAG
- a CDS encoding UPF0173 metal-dependent hydrolase (HAMAP: UPF0173 metal-dependent hydrolase~KEGG: hma:rrnAC0300 hypothetical protein), whose protein sequence is MTFQLSWHGHSTWTVTVDDTEFLIDPFFDNPFTDLDPEELDPDHVLITHGHTDHIADSDRFEGTHFVGTPEITGYLTDNYDIDDATGMNLGGTVELGDAFVTMVRADHSNGIDTGYGTSGGMPAGYVISDTKPTQESDADSTTFYHAGDTSLMSEMKDYIGPFLEPDAVAMPVGDHYTMGPAQAAIAVDWVDPDVAFPMHYDTFPAIEVDIDQFGREVKATGNDADVVVLDGDESYTLAE, encoded by the coding sequence ATGACGTTCCAACTCAGCTGGCACGGCCATTCGACCTGGACAGTCACCGTCGACGACACCGAGTTCCTCATCGACCCGTTCTTTGACAACCCGTTCACTGACCTCGACCCCGAGGAACTGGACCCCGACCACGTGCTCATCACGCACGGCCACACCGACCACATCGCGGACTCGGACCGGTTCGAGGGTACCCACTTCGTCGGGACACCCGAAATCACGGGCTATCTCACGGACAACTACGATATCGACGACGCTACCGGGATGAACCTCGGCGGCACCGTCGAACTGGGCGACGCGTTCGTGACGATGGTGCGGGCAGACCACTCCAACGGTATCGACACCGGCTACGGCACCTCCGGCGGCATGCCCGCGGGCTACGTGATTAGCGACACCAAGCCCACGCAGGAGAGCGACGCCGACAGCACGACGTTCTACCACGCCGGCGACACCTCACTGATGTCCGAGATGAAAGACTACATCGGGCCGTTCCTCGAGCCAGACGCCGTCGCGATGCCGGTCGGCGACCACTACACGATGGGGCCGGCACAGGCCGCCATCGCTGTGGACTGGGTCGACCCAGATGTGGCGTTCCCGATGCACTACGACACGTTCCCGGCAATCGAGGTCGATATCGACCAGTTCGGCCGGGAAGTGAAGGCGACTGGGAACGACGCTGATGTTGTCGTCCTCGACGGCGACGAGTCCTACACCCTCGCCGAGTAG
- a CDS encoding OsmC family protein (PFAM: Peroxiredoxin, OsmC-like protein~KEGG: htu:Htur_2726 OsmC family protein) has translation MTKQVTTVSEDGYASTTEVRDFSVDIDPGGESAPDTLEALLASYGACYVPALRVGAKQREVGELGRIELDITGDLNDDDKLAGVTFDIAVSADVSEAEGQAAIDRAFDLCKVHDALKSELHAETNFEGNAF, from the coding sequence ATGACCAAACAAGTCACCACTGTTTCCGAGGACGGCTACGCGTCGACAACCGAAGTTCGTGATTTCTCCGTCGATATCGACCCCGGTGGCGAGTCCGCGCCCGACACGCTCGAGGCGCTGCTTGCCTCCTACGGTGCGTGCTACGTGCCGGCGCTCCGCGTCGGTGCGAAACAGCGCGAGGTGGGCGAACTCGGTCGTATCGAACTCGACATCACCGGCGACCTCAACGACGACGACAAGCTGGCCGGCGTCACGTTCGACATCGCTGTCAGCGCCGACGTGAGCGAGGCTGAGGGACAAGCGGCAATCGACCGCGCGTTCGACCTCTGTAAGGTTCACGACGCGCTCAAAAGCGAACTGCACGCAGAGACGAACTTCGAAGGAAACGCATTCTGA
- a CDS encoding RecA-superfamily ATPase possibly involved in signal transduction (KEGG: hbo:Hbor_15840 RecA-superfamily ATPase possibly involved in signal transduction) codes for MAGRLPTGISVLDRELQGGIPAGSIVLLKADPASQSELFLYELTAARPTLYLTTVRSEQAVQDAISNAKTRTGSPTVRDVGGDAPLDRANRLVGTLPDESTLIVDVVDTLEQYDRARYRRFLNELQTQMVNTGGIAVLHGLKGDSVPANRALTAHVADVVFDLHTEVNSAEVVNRLIVPKFRGGRALSEPIKLQLTEEVRIDTSRDIA; via the coding sequence ATGGCTGGACGGCTCCCTACTGGAATCAGTGTCCTCGATAGGGAACTCCAAGGAGGAATTCCGGCCGGCTCAATCGTGCTACTGAAAGCCGATCCGGCGAGTCAGTCCGAACTGTTCCTCTACGAACTCACCGCAGCTCGTCCAACGCTCTATCTTACGACCGTTCGCTCCGAACAGGCAGTCCAGGACGCCATCAGCAACGCAAAAACCCGGACCGGTAGTCCAACCGTGCGTGACGTGGGTGGTGACGCGCCGCTGGACCGGGCGAACCGCCTCGTCGGGACGCTTCCCGACGAGTCGACGCTCATTGTCGACGTCGTCGACACGCTGGAGCAGTACGACCGGGCTCGCTACCGACGATTTTTGAACGAGCTCCAGACGCAGATGGTCAACACTGGCGGGATCGCTGTTCTCCACGGGCTGAAAGGAGATTCCGTCCCCGCCAACCGCGCCCTGACTGCTCACGTCGCTGACGTTGTGTTCGACCTGCACACCGAGGTCAACTCGGCCGAGGTGGTGAACCGCCTCATCGTTCCCAAGTTCCGCGGTGGCAGGGCACTCTCCGAACCTATCAAACTCCAACTCACCGAGGAGGTCCGTATCGACACCTCCCGGGATATCGCCTAA
- a CDS encoding cell division inhibitor MinD-like protein (KEGG: hvo:HVO_1634 cell division inhibitor MinD-like protein), which translates to MLAVAGGKGGVGKTTTVLGLAAALPGQPLTVDTDRDMPDLHRLAAVDRKPGLDAIAPENTHTVDTVSQLASDFDCRVIAAPETDQTRADCLLANVERSSTETAGPVLLDTPAGASVDAAAPLRVADDVLLVSTACAPALRDAAKTASMARAVGTAVVGVLLTRTVARPPGVEELLGCPVLGCIPDESGRPLSTRRVRARYEAAASRLRSTVWESDI; encoded by the coding sequence ATGCTCGCAGTCGCCGGCGGCAAGGGCGGTGTTGGGAAGACGACGACAGTACTTGGCTTGGCAGCCGCCCTCCCTGGCCAGCCGCTGACCGTCGATACCGACCGGGACATGCCAGATCTCCACAGACTGGCGGCGGTCGACAGGAAACCCGGGTTGGATGCTATCGCCCCTGAGAATACTCACACCGTGGATACTGTTTCCCAACTGGCCTCGGATTTCGACTGTCGGGTCATCGCCGCACCCGAAACCGACCAGACTCGCGCGGACTGCCTGCTGGCGAACGTGGAGCGTTCATCTACAGAGACTGCTGGCCCAGTGCTACTCGACACGCCCGCTGGCGCCAGCGTCGACGCGGCCGCGCCGCTGCGGGTCGCTGATGATGTACTCCTCGTGAGTACGGCCTGTGCGCCAGCACTGCGGGACGCCGCGAAGACGGCCTCGATGGCTCGGGCCGTGGGGACAGCAGTTGTCGGTGTCCTGCTCACCCGGACGGTTGCTCGACCCCCCGGTGTCGAGGAGCTACTCGGGTGCCCCGTGCTGGGCTGTATCCCTGATGAATCCGGCCGCCCACTCTCGACACGTCGGGTACGCGCCCGGTATGAAGCAGCGGCCAGCAGATTGCGGTCTACTGTATGGGAGTCAGATATATGA
- a CDS encoding protein of unknown function DUF964 (PFAM: Protein of unknown function DUF964; Protein of unknown function DUF1333~KEGG: hbo:Hbor_15860 hypothetical protein), which yields MSVGKTVDDLGIELGERIAATDEYERFEVATEAVENDEEAQERIQEFEQLRQEFSLARQTGSADQDAVEELKRAQRKLHSLPVMQEYLEAQEALQDRLETVNEAISEPLAVDFGGEAGGCCQN from the coding sequence ATGAGCGTCGGGAAGACCGTCGACGACCTCGGAATCGAACTCGGCGAGCGAATCGCCGCCACCGACGAGTACGAGCGGTTCGAGGTGGCCACGGAAGCTGTCGAGAACGACGAGGAGGCCCAGGAACGGATTCAGGAGTTCGAGCAGCTCCGTCAGGAGTTCAGCCTCGCACGCCAGACCGGCTCCGCGGATCAGGACGCTGTGGAGGAACTCAAGCGCGCCCAACGCAAGCTCCACTCCCTCCCCGTGATGCAGGAGTATCTCGAGGCACAGGAGGCGCTGCAGGACCGGCTTGAAACCGTGAATGAGGCCATTTCGGAGCCGCTTGCGGTCGACTTCGGCGGCGAAGCGGGCGGCTGTTGTCAGAACTGA